From Homalodisca vitripennis isolate AUS2020 chromosome 1, UT_GWSS_2.1, whole genome shotgun sequence, the proteins below share one genomic window:
- the LOC124354996 gene encoding E3 ubiquitin-protein ligase RGLG4-like, giving the protein MRELQWTASRIFLDTDHRRQIRLAPETWRELREDLENFLRSVGERMEDARRNNTTPPPPDAEETPLSQPRKVECPVCMVNLPTVALRLCGHTLCRTCADRVHTCPTCRALIVGRFNIYLPR; this is encoded by the coding sequence ATGCGGGAGCTGCAATGGACGGCCAGTCGCATCTTTCTAGATACCGACCATAGGCGACAGATCAGACTCGCTCCGGAAACTTGGCGGGAGCTTCGTGAGGACTTGGAGAATTTCCTACGATCCGTTGGGGAAAGAATGGAGGATGCCAGGCGTAATAACACCACTCCTCCACCCCCGGACGCCGAGGAGACACCTCTGTCACAGCCGCGTAAAGTTGAGTGTCCTGTGTGTATGGTGAATCTTCCCACGGTTGCTCTTCGGCTGTGCGGTCATACTCTCTGTCGGACCTGTGCCGACAGAGTACACACATGTCCCACGTGCCGAGCGTTAATCGTGGGGAGGTTCAACATATACCTCCCGAGGTAA